AACGTCTTCATGCTCCACGGCGTGTTGAACACGTACTGCATCAGTTCGTGGTCACAGAATGGCACGCGCACTTCGAGACCTGCAGCCATGCTCATTCTGTCCTTCCGGTCCAGCAGGATTGGTAGCCAGTTGACGAGATGGAGGTGGCAAATCTCGCGCATCCGCTTCTCCATGCCGCTCTGGCCGATATGCGGTACCGCCGCGAGCGCCTGGGCATAACAGTCAGCCTCATATTCCTTCAGGCGAAGATCCTTGGCGAGGTCAGGCGACAACAGCGTGTCGAGTTTGAATGGCGCAATGTTCATCCAGGGGAACGTGTTCAGATTGACGCTTTCGGGCGTATGGAACCATTTATACCCACCGAACACTTCGTCGGCTGCCTCGCCCGACAAGGCGACTGTCGAATTCTCGCGTACGGCCTGGAAGAGCAGATAGAGCGATGGGAACATATCGCCCCAAGCGAACCATGCCGAGTCGAGCGCATCGACAACCGCGCGCCGCACCTGCACACCCGCGAGCTCGCGATTGTTCAACAACACTTCCTTGTGCCGGGTCTTCACCTGTTTGACGAACTCGCGAACGAACGGCGTATCGGCCGTGTCGCGTATTGGGTCCTTGACGAACTCCTTGCCGAAATCCGCGAAGTCCACAGAATAAGAATGCACCGGATTGCCGCTGCGTTCCCGAATGATCCGGTCGGCCATCGCTGTGACAAGCGACGAATCGAGGCCGCCCGAAAGCAGGCTGCAAATCGGCACATCGGCAACGGTTTGCTGACGCATGATGCGGTCCAGATGTCCACGAATTGTTTCGATCGTGACCTCCAGCGAATCGGTATGCTCACGGCCCTCGAGCTTCCAGTAGCATCGTTGCGTGAGACCATCGCGCGAGACACGCAGCACATGCCCAGGCTTCACTTCACGCATGCCCTCGTATATCGCTTCTCCCGGCATGCGGAACACGCTCATTGCCTGCCGCAGTCCATCCATCCCCACCCGGGGGGCGACGTCCGGGTGAGCCAGAATTGCTTTAGGCTCGGAACCAAACAGCACGCCGCAGCCGAACGGCTGATAGAACAGCGGCTTCACGCCCACACGGTCGCGTACCAGCAACAACTGTTCTTTACGCGCGTCCCAGATCGCGAACGCGTAAATACCGACCAGATGATCAACGAACGATTCACCCCATTCAAGGTAGCTGCGCAGCACGACCTCGGTATCGCTTCGCGTCCCGAAGCAATGGCCCCGCTTCACCAGCTCATTGCGAAGTTCGACGAAGTTGTAGACCTCACCGCTGTAGGTCAGGCATGCAATCGTTTTACCGTCTTCCGCCGCATACATGGGTTGTGCGCCGCCCTCGATGTCGATGACCGATAGCCTGCGGTGACCCAGTGCCGCATGGCGGTCGATCCAGACGCCCTGCGCGTCAGGTCCGCGCAAGGCCATCGTGCGCGTCATTGCTTCAACGACCGACTTCTGCGCGCCCAGATCGCGTTCGAAATCCACCCAGCCCGCAATACCACACATCATGCATCTCCTTTCCAATCTTAAAGATGTGACTATTTGAAATGCGGCTCGCCCGTCGTACCACTAAAATTGCGGCTTGCCGCCCCGTCAAATTGCTTCCGAGTGTTAGAGATAACACCCGGTCTGCCTGCCCACTCCGACGTCGAGATGGAAATGCGTATGCCCTACGTGAAGACGCTCGATAGTGCCGCGAGGTCGAAGGGCATACCCGGCCGCTTGATGTCTGGCAGCAACACGACTCGATGCTTGTCGCTTTCATTCAACTGAATGCTCGAACGTGTCGTCCCACAAATGGAATTCTCCATCGCGAAGGCATGATTCACTGCCGTCCACTGTTAGGAAAGCGGCCGGAGTGCCGTCGCTATGCATGGGCATGGTTAACACGAGATAGCCTCTCAATACGCCTCGGAATGGACCTCTATGAGGCGGAATAAATTCGCCGGGCCCAAGAACGGACAGCGATGCTGATATCACATCCGGAGACGTAGCGCGAATGCATACGATAGGCACGCGTGATAAAAATGCGCCAGCCCTGCATCGGATTCCTTACGGAATAAGAATCGAATGTTCCCGGCATACTGGAAGACACGCCGGAGAGGCCAAAATTTCTTGCCCGTTTGGAACATCTGAATTTACCGGCCCGCTGTGTACAGACTAAAGGATGGGGGCGCTCCATTCAGGCGATACGAAGGGGCGATTTGGATAACCTTATTCCCACCGAGTCACGAGCGTGATCGGCGTCGCGGCTTCCGCCAGCGATCTCACTTAGCGAAGATCGAAAGCATGAACCGGGAGCGACCGAGGTGGGAATGGTCCAGGACACAGGCAAATCGCCCTGTAAACGCGTTTTCGTCTCAACCGGAGACGAGATTGTTACGCGGTCAGGTAAGAGACTGTTGAGTCCTCGTGGCCCAGTTTCTGTCGATCCAGCGCATAGAATACGAGGAGCGTCTCGACGAGACCGCACAACGCGGAGAAGCCTATGCCTGTCTATATTGTCTATGCCGCAGTCGATCGACTGTCACCCGGCGTGAAGGAGGTGGTTGCGCGTGCCATTACCGACGCTCACCGCGACCTCACCGGCACAAATAGCTTTCTCGCACAGATTCGCTTCCAGGAGCATGAAGCGGGCGACGTATTCCATGGAGGGGTACGTTCAACATCCGACAGCATCTTCGTGCATGGCCTGAACCGGCTTGGACGTGCGCCCGATGTGAAGCGCAGGCTGACGGAACGAATCGTCCGCGATGTTGCGATGGCTGTATCGATGCCGACCCGCGATGTCTGGGTTTACATTGATGAACTGCCAGCGACCCAGATGGCCGAATACGGACATATCTTGCCGGAACCCGGAAAGGAAGCCGAGTGGCTTGATCGGCTGCCTGCTGCGGACCGAGACTACATGGAAGCGTTCAGTGCGCGCGGGCGCGCTCGTAGCTGATCGTGCCGGGACGCTGGAGTGGCTCATGGTACGGGTCTCCGACATAGACGATCTGTGCGAGCACGCAGATGAAGTCCTGGCCGCTGGTAGACGTCAACGATCGAAGTCTGGTTGCTCACGATTCATGTCGTTCTTGTCCAGCAGCGCATAGCGACGCGGCTGATCGCCTCGCCGTTGAGTTCCGATATCACCCTGTGTGGCTATCCGGCGCATACAACGCTACTCGGGAGACTGTGCGGTGCTTGCTCGGCCATCGGTCAGTCTCTCAAATCCGAACTGCTTCCATAACAATCGATCGACCCAGCGGGTCGGCAGGAGCGATGAGAGCAGCCAAGCCTCAAACGGTTTGGGCGCGACGCTATATCGTGCACGGGGCGCCGACGATGTGATCGCTTCATACACTATGTTTGCCACATGTCCCGGGTGTAGTCCTTTCTTGGCGTCGCTCACGGCGAACTGTAGCACCCTCTCGCCGGTCTGCCGATATGGCGTTTCGGCATACGCGCCAAGCGCTCCTTGCCGCTCCGCCTTCTCGAGCATCGGGGTGTTTGTCGAATGGGGAGCAATGACGACGACATCAATACCAAACAGACGCAATTCTCTACGCAAGCTTTCCGAGAACCCCTCAATCGCGAATTTTGTACCCGCATAGCCTCCCATGTACGGAAAGCCGACGCGGCCGCCGATCGAGCTGATGTTCACGATGCGACCGGGGGCGCCGACTAGCGATGCGTCGGCACCCAGCAATGGTGCGAACGCCTGTATCGCTGCAATCGTGCCAATCACGTTGACATCGAACATATCTTTGATTTCTTCAATCGGCTGCAGCAATAAAGGAGCGCCCGACGCTATCCCAGCGTTATTGACAAGTGCTGTCAGCCGTGCGCCATGGAGTGCTGCACGAACCGTGCTGGCCGCTTCCCGGAGTGCACTCTCATCCCTGATGTCAAGCTCCAGGGGCGTAAAGCGCACACCGAACTCCAACACGAGACGCTCCGCATCGGCCCGCTTGCGAACGGTGCCAAAAACGTGAAAGCCGCGCTCAATCAGCAACCGTGTGGTTTGATAGCCAATGCCAGTTGACACACCCGTAACTACAGCAAACTTTTCGTCATTCATGCTTTCCTCGGGAGGTAATTGATGAAGAAACCTGACCAATGGTGACTCTGACTGTTCATGAAGGTGTCGCGCAGTTCGACGCGCGACCCGGCCAACAGAGAGAACCACGCACCGATGTGCTGGCTCGCTGCACGACAGGAACGAAGCCTTGATCGTCGGCGGTCACACGGGCGGCAGTTTGCCGAACAGCCTGTCGGCGAACAGCGACGACCTCTAAGCAAACGAAAACTGCCAGAGGGAACTGGACGCCCCGGTGCCGGATGTGAATACGATGCTCCTACCATCCGGAGACCATGCCGGGTGGACGTTATTGGCCCCTTCCGGCTGGCGTATGAGGCGCACATCGCCACCGTCGATATTCATCGTCATGATCTGGAAGTTAGCGCCCGGGTTCTTCGCTGAAACAGCAATCCGTCGTAGATCCGGACTCCAGAAAGGCTGCTGCCAATCTCCATGGCTAGTGATCGGAACTGCGTGTTGACCGTCTGGTCCGCACGTCCAGATATTGAAGGTCTTTGTTCCCGCGTTGGCCGAGTAGGCCATTCGAGTTCCATCCGGCGACCACCATGGTTGACGGCTTTCGCCCGCGCCGTTAGTCACCTGACGTTCGTTTGATCCGTCCGGCGACACGGTCCAAATGTTGAGCCCGTTTCCTCCCTTTCTCGAGAAGTATGCGATCGAATTACGCGACGACCACGTCGGCCCGAAACTCCACCAGTCGGGATCCGACACGCGCAACGCCTGCGTACCTTTAGCATCTAGCACAAAGATCGCGTTCTTGCCGTCGCGATCCGAACTGAAGCTCATACGCGATCCGTCAGCGTTGAGCGCGACGCGCCCGAAGTCGTTTGCATCGCTCCGATGCAGGCGCGTAGGTACGCGACCATCCGCCGGAATGGTCCAGATCTGCGATTTGCCGGTATGCATTGACGCGTAGACGATCCGACTTCCGTCTCGCATGTAGACGGCGCGGTTATCGCCATGACCCTCGACTGTCAGTTGACGAAGCTGTCCGGCATGCACTGCATGCCGGACATTCGCGAGCGCCAAGTCAAACGGAGACTTCATCGCAAGTGCAGAGCATAGAAAAAGCCGACGCTTCACCGTCCCTCCTGTCTATGCCATGTGTTAACGTTCGTTGCACGCGCGTTACCGGGAAACGAGCGGCGACTTCCTGCGACATTGTCCAGTTTGCTACTCATGACTGCCTCTCTCGCAAAGTGGTTGTAAGGCTGCCTGTGCTAACACGAGAAGTCGCCTGCTATTCCGTGCAGGGCTAATCGCTTCGCACGACGAGACTGAACATCGCCTGACTGCTCGGCGATAAAGACCGGCCCTTCATCCAGACCATGTGCAGCGGTCGTTCGATGCGCAGGTCGTCGACAGCGATCGTCGTCAGCTCTGCGCGTCGTATCTCGTCCTTCACGCTGAGTACCGACAGATACGCGAGCGCATGCCGGGCAAGCAGCATGCGTTTGATTGCTTCGGTATCGCTGACCGACATCAAAGGTTCGATGCGCGACCCGGCCTGCGCATAGGCTTCCTCGACAGCCGCTCGCGTACCCGATCCCGGCTCGCGCATGATCACCGCGTGATCCACGAGCTGGCGCGCGAGCAACGACGTTCCCGCACGCGGATGAGACGATGCCGCTCTCGAACAGGCGACGCACCCCGATGGCGAATCGCGAAACCAGCATCGCAGCTATCACGAGTAGCGCGCCGGCCACGCTGTTGTCGGTGCGTGTCAGCACCTCGGCCAGATAGATCGCAATGCCGATCACTGCTGGGTGATGCAGGATGCGGCGGCCTGACAGCACGTTCATGGTTTGACCTCGCAGCCGCTAGAAGCACGGGACGTCACATCGTGCCCTGACGGCACCGGACAGGTGCCGCAGCCACGCCATGGCATACCCGTCCCGGTGGACATACATAGCTGTCACGATGTCTCACTCGCCGTAGTAGATATCGCAGAAGCTCGCGGGACCCACACATGACGAGGACGAATCACGGGGCGCGGCGGCTCGCTTCCCGGCATCCGACGTGCCGTTGCCAGCCGTGCCGCCGACTGCGTCATTCGACGTCTGCCGCGCCTGCTCAGCCGCGACTTTCGCTTCGGCTGCCTGAATATTCGCGGGGTAATAGACATCGTCTGCCGATGCCGGGTTGTAGCCGGCCTGCTCAAGGCGAATCAGATCGGCTCTAACCTCGGCGCGCGTGAGCGGAGCGGCGGTTTGCGCGAAACACAAAACAGGGCTGAAGAGCGCAGCAACGGCAATGGAAGCGAATGTGAGCGTTTTCATGATGTCGACTCCTTCGGGTCATGGGTTGTCAAGAGATCCACAAAGATTCAGAGGGGGTTAGCCGCCGAAATAGATGTTGCAGAAGCTCACCGGGCCGACGCAGTCGTCGGGGTGCGCGTTGTGACTGGCCTTCTCCGGCTTGCTGGTTTGCGAAGTGCCGGCAGGTGTGCCACCGATGCCGTCTGGCCGCGCGGTCGTGGACCTGGCCTGATGCGAGTAGATAAGACCGATGTCGGGATAGGACGTCTCGGTCACGAGACGTGAGCCGTTGTTTTCCGCGTCTATGAGTTGCTGGCGTACTTCGGCACGGCTGAGGCCCTGAGCGGAAGCAGTGGAGACAAAGCCGGTCGCCGCGAGAACCAGCAAAGCGCCAATCGTGATTGAGGGATAGATACGCATTTCGATATCCTTATTTAATTCGACATCTATTCATCAACAAGGCAAACCGCAGAGGTTCCTGAGCGTTGCCGGAGACGTTTCGCGGTGCTGGCCACAGCGGCCTGTCAAGTGCGATTCGTTGAGTGAAAGATTAGCCGGGTAAGGAAGAGGCGAAAAATACCTACTTTCGATGCGTCCCATGCCTTCGGGTTATGCCTCGCCGCGATCTGCCCGGCAAGTGAGTACGGCCTCGCCTTCGATTTGCTGGACTTTCACGCGCCGGCATACCGCTGCGCGGCCGCCCGAGGCATGGCATTCTGCGCGACGCGCCGGCTTACCTTTTTGTCCCTTTTCATCCGGGTTTTGTGGGGAGCGGCGGATTGAACGGATATAAACAGCGGAAGAAAAAGCAACGATGGTGCGCGACTCGAATGGCCGGTTGCCAGCGGACCCAACAACTGAGCTCCCCAAACCGCAGAGCTGCCGAACGACTCCTGACGATCCGATCACGGACGTTGGCTGCTCGTCTGCGCTATTGAACACGCGGTTCGCGCAAGCTTGTTAGCCAGGGCGCAGGCAACAACGCTTGAATGTCGTCGGGTACGCGAGAAAAAATTCTTTGGGGGCCACAGCGGAATAATCAGTTTGCCAGTGGGTTAACCGCTATGACGACACGTCATACCGTTCAACACACTAGGAGACCATACGATGAGCGGCCCAAATCACGCGCGCCACGGCGCCGTGCTGCTGTCGCTGGCTTTCGCATTGTCCGGACCACCGACGGCCGCGTATGCCGCCGGCGCCGCCGACCACGAGGGGACGGCTCAATCGCAGAGCAAGCATGCTCTGGCCGCCGAGCAGCCTTTCCTCGCGGAGAACGATGCGGCCATGACAAGGATGATGGATGACATGGCCATCCAGCCTTCCGGCAATATCGATCAGGATTTCGTCGCGATGATGGCGCCGCATCACCAAGGGGCGATCGAGATGGCTCAGGCGGAGTTGCGCTATGGGCATAACGAACAGTTGCGCCGCATCGCGCAGGAAATCATTGTCGAACAGCAGCAGGAGATTCTCGCGATGCGTATCGCGCTGGGTCTACCGTTACCGCCGCCTGTAGCCGCACCCGACCAGGAGACCCCGGCTGCGCCCGCAGCGCCGGCATCATCCGCTGGCGCGTCGGCTGCGAGGCCGCCCGCCACATCGTCTGCGCCGACAATGCATATGAACATGTCAATGCCGATCAACAACACGAAGGAATTCAGATGAAAGCCACACGACTCCACGCCGGCGCGCTAATGCTCGCACTGACGGCAGCCGCACGTATCGCGTGCGCCGGACAGGCGCCTGCTTCGTCGAGCGCACCGGACATTGCGGTGAGCCATCACGACCGGGTGTACGCCGCCGAACAGTTCTCTAATACGGTGTCCGTGACCGATCCGGCCGATAACCGGCTACTCGGCGTGATTCGTCTCGGCGATCCGACGCCGGGCAACTTCAGCCCACTCTATCGCGGCCAGGTGCTCGTGCACGGGATGGGTTTCTCGCCGGACCACAAGACCATCGCGGTGGTGTCAATCGGCTCGAACTCGGTTGCGTTCATCGACACCGCGACCAATGCGGTCAAACACATCACGTATGTCGGCCGCGCACCGCACGAGGCGTTCTTTACACCGGACGGAAACGAAGTATGGGTGACCGTGCGCGGCGAAAACTATATCGCAGTGCTCGACGCCAGGACGTATGAAGAGAAGACTCGCATCATCGTGCCGGCCGGGCCGGGCATGCAAATCTTCTCGCCGGACGGCAAGTATGGCTATATCTGCTCGTCGTTCAATCCGGAGACCGACGTGGTATCGGTTGCGGACCACAAGATTGTCGGCAAGGTTTCGCAGGCAAGCCCGTTCTGCCCGAATATCGCGGCGACGCCGGACGGCAAACAGGTTTGGTTCACGTTGAAGGACACCGGCAAGACACAGGTGTTCGACGCGCATCCGCCATTTAACGTGCTGGCGACGCTTGACACGGGGCCGATCACGAACCACGTGAATATCGTACACAATGCGAACGGCACGTTCGCTTATGTGACCGTTGGTGGACTGAATCAGGTGAAGGTGTTTCGCACCAGCGACTTCGCGCAGATCGCGACAATTCCGGTCGGCAAGCTGCCACACGGCATCTGGCCGTCAGGCGACGGGACGCGCGTGTATGTCGGCCTCGAAAATGCGGACGCATTGACCGCGATCGATACGTTGACGAACAAGGTCGTGGCAACCGTGCCGATCGGCCAGGCGCCGCAAGCGGTCACGTACGTGCCCGATGCGGTGCCGGCCGGCGCAAGCGGCGACGGTATGCAAAATCTGCAGCAACTGGGTGTCGCAGGGCAGACAGCGCATCTGACCTTGAAAGCGGTCGACGCGTCGGGCAGCGCAGCGAGTGCGCCGACCAGCGTCGCGCTATTCGATCAGGGGTTGCTGCAGGTGCTGCAGGCATCGGTCACCGGGCTAGCGCCGAAATCGCCGTATGTGCTGGCTCTTGCAGATCGTCCGGACGGTAGCGGCAACATTGAGCCGCTCACGACGTTCATGACGAATCCGGCCGGCTCAGCGATCGTCAACGCACTTGGACAGATCCGACAGGTGGTCGCGCCTGACGACGAGAGCGGCAGGCGGCGTTTTCTGGTAATCGCCCCGCAGGTGTCCGGCAAGCCGGGTGTGCCGGTGCAGGTGCAGGCACTCTGATCGTGGTCGAGCGTGGCCCGGTTGCAGCGATATGCAGGATGTGCCGCATAAACGCGATCGCGAAACGTCAATTGATGCGCCATGTCATTCAATTCGAAATTGCATCGCGAATGCTTACTTGCAGTCCCGTTGTTTCAGCTAGGATTTGAAGCGACAGTTCGCATGCTACCGACCTGTCGAGTCCTAGCCTTCAACGAAGTAGTTATGCGAGTGCTTTTCCTGCTTGCAACGTCAGTGGCCGCGCTCGACTCATTGCCGCCCGTCGCGGCACATTCGGGGAAGGTCCGCTCGCTGCCGTGGCCCAGACATGGGTCATCGCGGTGAGACCCGATCAAAGGTCGGCCGCATTCACCCTGAGCGCTTGACAAATGTTTCCACGGAAATCATAATGGTTTCCATGGAAATTACATAAAGGGGTCGTCGTGGACGATGCGACTTCGATGCAGCCGGCGCCCGCTCTCGAAGCGCATTTGGGCTACTGGATAAGACTCGTTTCTAACCGCATTTCCGGCACGTTCTCTCGCGCGTTGCAGGAGCAAGGTGTGTCGGTCGCTGAATGGGTCGCACTGAATCAACTCGGGAGCGGGACGGCCTTGAGTCCAGCTGGTCTCGCCGACGCAATGGGCATGACTCGCGGGGCCGTTTCAAAAGTGCTCGACAAATTGCAGTTCAAGGGATGGATTTCGCGCACGACGAGTCAAGAAGACAACCGCGTTCAGCTACTGGCGGTGACGCGACAGGGCAAACGTGTTTTGCCCGAACTAACAACAATTGCCGACGGCAACGATGAGCGTTATTTCGGTGCTCTGGATGCTACCGAACGAGCTACGCTGCGAACGTTACTGCAGAAGCTGGCCGATACTCATCAAATGCACGACATACCCGTGGACTGAGGCAGGGCACCCGCCACGCGTTCCCACTGCACCCTTTGTTCGTAATGAGGATATCAATGAGCAAGGCGCTCGACAATCTGAAGGCCGCGCAGCAGCGGGCCATGTCCGGCCGGCCGAAAGTGGGCGGGTTTCCGTACCTCGCTGACACCCTTCGGCGTGCAGGGGTGAGGCGGAATGTCTGGTTCTTGCCTGCATGCGAGAGCCTGTATCTGACTGAAGATGGCCCCGTCGTCGTGCAGGGCGCGCCGCTAGTGTCCGGCGCCGCTGACGTGCCACCTTTCGACCCGCAAGCACTCGTGAAAGCGCTGCGCATCGATCAGGCAGGAGAGAGTTCATTTCCAGAATTTCTGGACGCGTCGTGGCGCGCGGGTGTCGTCCGCTACGACGTCGATCTGGTTAATCGTACCGTTACATACTACGGCTGCGACGATGAAGAATATGTCGAGCAATATCCCGCTCCGGAAGCGCAATAGTCCTCAAGACTCTCGCCGCGCATGAATGACCGGGCACTTTGGAGTTCGAGATGACTCTTCTTCTGGCGTTTGCTCCATTTATCGCGTTCGTGGTGATCGAGCGCCTCGTCAGCGTGCCGGCGGGACTTACAGCCGGCGCGATCGTAGCCGCCGCGCTTCTGGTACGCGACGTCGCGACGCCTGGCCGCCACATCAAGCTGCTGGAGATCGGCACGGTCTTGCTGTTTGGTGCACTTACGGTCTATGCGCTCACGAACGATGTGCGATGGTCGATCGCTGCGGTGCGACTACGCGTCGATGCCGGACTGATGCTGATCGTGCTGGCGTCTATCGCTTTGCGGCAGCCGTTCACACTCCAGTACGCCCGCGAGACGGTCGGCCGCGAGCATTGGGGCAGCACGGACTTCGTGCATATCAACTATGTGATCAGCGCGGCGTGGGCCGTCGCGTTCGCAGCGCTCGTCCTCGCGGATATCGCGATGGCTTACGTGCCGGCGCTGCCACATTCGACGGGAGTCATCGCCACAGTAGTGGCACTTATCGCAGCGGTAAAGTTTACGGCTTGGTATCCGGAGCAGCGTGCAGCAACGCGCACATGACCGGACGTCCGGTTTGCCGGGAGACGCGACATTCGAGCGTCATGCGGTCTACGGCTGGCGCCGCCCGAGCGCGCATCGCTGCTGCTGGCGGAAGTGGAAGGCTTGAGCTACGAGGAAGCGGCGGCGGTCTCCGCGTCAGCGTCGACCGTGCGAAGCTCGCGCATGTATCGGTGCGCCTGAAGCCGGGGCGCGCGTTTATAGAGCACACCCGGCAAAGTGCGCTGCCCGCAAGCCGCTGAGCGGCGCTTCGTTTATTGCGCAAGCAACTGCGTGAACGCCTCGGTAATGAACGCAGCATCCTCGACGTTGGCGGTCGGCAGGCCCGCGCGATGGCCCCATACCGAAGGAATCGGCAGCAGCCGCGCATTGCGCATCTGCTCGACTTCGAGACGGTTGTCTTCCACCTGAAAATACAGATCGGTCTCGCTCGGCATGATCAGCGCGTTGGCGGTGATCGCCTGCAACGCGGCGTGGAAGTCGCCGCGATAGATGTCGTTGGCGGCGATGTTCGCGTGCTGCCAGGTCCACAGGTGCGCGAGCAGATTGTTCGCATCGCGGCGCAGGAAGTTGGCCTCCCAGCTCATCACCAGATAGTCTTCCAGCGAAGAAAAACCGGCGCGGCGCCACAGCTCCTCACGATAGAACGTCTGCGACATCGCCATCGCCGCATAGCTGCGGCCCATCGCGCGCAGTCCCCGTTCGGGGCGCGCGACGAAGGTGCCGTTCTGGAAAGCGGCATCGGCGGTCAGCGTCGCGCGAACGCCTTCGAGGAACACGAGGTTGTGCGGCGACGTCTTCGCCGCGCCGCATAGCACGGCGAGCCGCTTCACCATCGCCGGATAGAGCGCGGCCCAGTGATACGCCTGGATGCCGCCCATCGACCAGCCGCACGCGAGCTGCAGCGTATCGATGCCGAGTTCGGCGAGCAGCCGGCGCTGCACCGCGACGTTGTCGGCAATCGTGAAGTTTGGCCAGCGCGTGCCGTTGAACGGCTCGACCGCATTGCTCGGCGACGACGACAGCCCATTGCCGAACAGATTCGGCACGATCACAAAATAGCGCTCGGTATCGAGCGCCTTGCCGGGGCCGATCAGCCAGTCGACGTCGTAGTGATGCGCGGAGAACGACGTCATGTACAGGATCACGTTCGACTTCGCGGCGTCGAGCCGGCCGTAGGTCTTGTAGGCGAGTTGCGTGTCCCTGAACGTGATGCCGGACTGCAGCACCACGTGGCCCGCGTTGAATATCGAATAGTCTTGCATGGCTTTCGGCGTAACAGGTGAGTGAGGTCGGTAATCGAAGGCAACGATCAAGGCAATGGCGGCGGCGCGGCACCACGCCGGCGCGCGCACGCACGCGCGGCGTGCGCGCGGGGCGCTTGCGGTGCTGCCTGCGCTCCGGCTCGCCGTCCGGCTTGCCATCGGCTTGCGGCTCGCTTGCGGTTCATGCGAGGCCGCATCTGCGTGGGCTTGCCGTGCGCCTGTTGCGGATCCGGACTGCGCTTTCTGCTGCGCCGTCCGTGCGCCGCACGGCTGCTGCTGCGCGCATCCGCATCATGGCATAGACATTGCGCGGGCGTGGGCCCTTCAATATTGCCGCCCCTCCTTGCCCATGAGCACGCAGCCTGTCGATACCGCCGTCCGAACGCAGTTCGCGTTTTCCTTTCACAACCGCTGGTGCCAGCTCGCGTGCGGCGTGGTGTGCGCGATGGTCGCGTCGAATCCGCAGTACATCTGGACCCTGCTTACGCATCCGCTCATGCAGCGGCTGGGCGTGTCGTTGCCCGCGCTACAGGTGACGTTCTCGATCCTGATCGTGTGCCAGACCTTCCTGTCGCCGCTCGAGGGCTATCTGATCGAACGCTTCGGCGCGCGCTGGCTGCTGGCGGCGGGTGGCGCGTTGACCGGGCTCAGCTGGATACTGACCAGCAGCGCGTCGTCGCTGACGCAGGTGTATCTGGCTTATGGCGTGATCGGCGGCCTCGGTGTGGGCATTATCGTGGTCGGCACCATCGGCCTGATGGCGCGCTGGTTTCCGGACAAGCGCGGCCTCGCGATCGGTGTGGTGATGGCCGGCTTCGGCATGGGCTCGATGCTGACTACGTGGCCGATCGCGGCAAGCCTCGCGAAGTACGGCTATCAGCACACGCTGGCCGGCTTCGGCGTGTTGCTGGCGGTGGTCGGCATCGCCGCGGGGCTCGGCATGCGCTTGCCGCCGCCCGGC
The nucleotide sequence above comes from Paraburkholderia sp. SOS3. Encoded proteins:
- a CDS encoding tautomerase family protein, giving the protein MPVYIVYAAVDRLSPGVKEVVARAITDAHRDLTGTNSFLAQIRFQEHEAGDVFHGGVRSTSDSIFVHGLNRLGRAPDVKRRLTERIVRDVAMAVSMPTRDVWVYIDELPATQMAEYGHILPEPGKEAEWLDRLPAADRDYMEAFSARGRARS
- a CDS encoding SDR family oxidoreductase; the encoded protein is MNDEKFAVVTGVSTGIGYQTTRLLIERGFHVFGTVRKRADAERLVLEFGVRFTPLELDIRDESALREAASTVRAALHGARLTALVNNAGIASGAPLLLQPIEEIKDMFDVNVIGTIAAIQAFAPLLGADASLVGAPGRIVNISSIGGRVGFPYMGGYAGTKFAIEGFSESLRRELRLFGIDVVVIAPHSTNTPMLEKAERQGALGAYAETPYRQTGERVLQFAVSDAKKGLHPGHVANIVYEAITSSAPRARYSVAPKPFEAWLLSSLLPTRWVDRLLWKQFGFERLTDGRASTAQSPE
- a CDS encoding TolB family protein; translation: MKSPFDLALANVRHAVHAGQLRQLTVEGHGDNRAVYMRDGSRIVYASMHTGKSQIWTIPADGRVPTRLHRSDANDFGRVALNADGSRMSFSSDRDGKNAIFVLDAKGTQALRVSDPDWWSFGPTWSSRNSIAYFSRKGGNGLNIWTVSPDGSNERQVTNGAGESRQPWWSPDGTRMAYSANAGTKTFNIWTCGPDGQHAVPITSHGDWQQPFWSPDLRRIAVSAKNPGANFQIMTMNIDGGDVRLIRQPEGANNVHPAWSPDGRSIVFTSGTGASSSLWQFSFA
- a CDS encoding DUF4148 domain-containing protein, with translation MMKTLTFASIAVAALFSPVLCFAQTAAPLTRAEVRADLIRLEQAGYNPASADDVYYPANIQAAEAKVAAEQARQTSNDAVGGTAGNGTSDAGKRAAAPRDSSSSCVGPASFCDIYYGE
- a CDS encoding LysR substrate-binding domain-containing protein, with amino-acid sequence MRCWFRDSPSGCVACSRAASSHPRAGTSLLARQLVDHAVIMREPGSGTRAAVEEAYAQAGSRIEPLMSVSDTEAIKRMLLARHALAYLSVLSVKDEIRRAELTTIAVDDLRIERPLHMVWMKGRSLSPSSQAMFSLVVRSD
- a CDS encoding DUF305 domain-containing protein, which gives rise to MSGPNHARHGAVLLSLAFALSGPPTAAYAAGAADHEGTAQSQSKHALAAEQPFLAENDAAMTRMMDDMAIQPSGNIDQDFVAMMAPHHQGAIEMAQAELRYGHNEQLRRIAQEIIVEQQQEILAMRIALGLPLPPPVAAPDQETPAAPAAPASSAGASAARPPATSSAPTMHMNMSMPINNTKEFR
- the asnB gene encoding asparagine synthase (glutamine-hydrolyzing), whose amino-acid sequence is MMCGIAGWVDFERDLGAQKSVVEAMTRTMALRGPDAQGVWIDRHAALGHRRLSVIDIEGGAQPMYAAEDGKTIACLTYSGEVYNFVELRNELVKRGHCFGTRSDTEVVLRSYLEWGESFVDHLVGIYAFAIWDARKEQLLLVRDRVGVKPLFYQPFGCGVLFGSEPKAILAHPDVAPRVGMDGLRQAMSVFRMPGEAIYEGMREVKPGHVLRVSRDGLTQRCYWKLEGREHTDSLEVTIETIRGHLDRIMRQQTVADVPICSLLSGGLDSSLVTAMADRIIRERSGNPVHSYSVDFADFGKEFVKDPIRDTADTPFVREFVKQVKTRHKEVLLNNRELAGVQVRRAVVDALDSAWFAWGDMFPSLYLLFQAVRENSTVALSGEAADEVFGGYKWFHTPESVNLNTFPWMNIAPFKLDTLLSPDLAKDLRLKEYEADCYAQALAAVPHIGQSGMEKRMREICHLHLVNWLPILLDRKDRMSMAAGLEVRVPFCDHELMQYVFNTPWSMKTFDGREKSLLRAAAADVVPEAILKRVKSPYPATQDPAYEQALRDGISNVISKPSPRTTRTFNVDAIRKLIGQPLRDVSIGHDRWDIDHALAMSDWLERYNVELV
- a CDS encoding DUF4148 domain-containing protein, which produces MRIYPSITIGALLVLAATGFVSTASAQGLSRAEVRQQLIDAENNGSRLVTETSYPDIGLIYSHQARSTTARPDGIGGTPAGTSQTSKPEKASHNAHPDDCVGPVSFCNIYFGG